In a genomic window of Microterricola viridarii:
- a CDS encoding energy-coupling factor transporter transmembrane component T family protein → MSVLAPVATGSALGRLNPVAKIAATIPITLALVLTLDWVSATVALLLEIALLTAGGLGRVVFSARTLPVWLAAPLTGFSMVLYGQASGETYFQFWLIHVTEGSLEIGLATCMRVLAIALPAVVLFITIDPTELADGLAQVARLPSRFVLGALAALRLVGLFIDDWRSLQLARRARGVADRGLLRRLLGQAFALLVLSIRRGSKLATAMEARGFGGDTPRSWARPSVFGGAEWVAIALGCAVAAVSVAVAVATGSWNFVLR, encoded by the coding sequence ATGAGCGTGCTCGCCCCCGTCGCCACCGGCAGCGCGCTCGGCCGGCTCAACCCCGTCGCGAAGATCGCCGCGACCATCCCGATCACGCTCGCCCTCGTGCTCACCCTGGACTGGGTGTCCGCCACCGTCGCCCTGCTGCTGGAGATCGCGCTGCTCACCGCCGGCGGCCTCGGCCGCGTCGTCTTCAGCGCCCGCACCCTCCCGGTCTGGCTGGCCGCCCCGCTCACCGGCTTCAGCATGGTGCTCTACGGGCAGGCGTCCGGCGAGACCTACTTCCAGTTCTGGCTGATCCACGTGACAGAGGGTTCGCTCGAGATCGGCTTGGCCACCTGCATGCGGGTGCTGGCGATCGCCCTGCCCGCAGTGGTGCTGTTCATCACCATCGATCCCACCGAGCTCGCCGACGGGCTCGCCCAGGTGGCGCGGCTGCCCAGCCGCTTCGTGCTCGGCGCCCTGGCCGCGCTCCGCCTGGTCGGCCTGTTCATCGACGACTGGCGCAGCCTGCAGTTGGCCCGGCGCGCCCGCGGGGTGGCCGACCGCGGCCTGCTGCGGCGGCTGCTCGGCCAGGCCTTCGCGCTGCTCGTGCTCTCCATCCGGCGCGGCAGCAAGCTGGCCACCGCCATGGAGGCGCGCGGCTTCGGTGGCGACACCCCGCGCAGCTGGGCCCGTCCCTCTGTGTTCGGCGGCGCCGAATGGGTGGCCATCGCCCTGGGCTGCGCCGTCGCGGCGGTCTCCGTCGCCGTGGCCGTCGCGACCGGAAGCTGGAACTTTGTGCTGCGCTGA
- a CDS encoding AAA family ATPase has translation MPAEPVPAEPDITAVLAAIADAPRNAVVLIDGPSGSGKSTLADRLLAAWPTEAAPQLLRLDDVYPGWGGLAAGAEQMRTGLLEARAAGRPAGWRRWDWASLAPAEWHEVATDRPVIVEGCGALAGDAAAHADVTVWVSADDTVRKRRALERDAGGFDAHWDEWQAQWERYEAAEHPRGRAQFVLEAA, from the coding sequence GTGCCCGCCGAGCCCGTGCCCGCCGAGCCCGACATCACGGCGGTGCTCGCGGCCATCGCCGACGCCCCGCGCAACGCCGTCGTGCTGATCGACGGGCCGAGCGGCTCCGGCAAGAGCACCTTGGCCGACCGGCTGCTGGCGGCTTGGCCGACGGAGGCCGCCCCACAGTTGCTCCGGTTGGACGACGTGTACCCCGGCTGGGGCGGGCTCGCCGCCGGGGCGGAGCAGATGCGCACCGGGCTGCTGGAGGCGCGCGCGGCCGGCCGCCCGGCCGGGTGGCGGCGCTGGGACTGGGCCAGCCTCGCCCCCGCCGAATGGCACGAGGTGGCCACGGACCGGCCCGTGATCGTGGAGGGCTGCGGCGCCCTGGCCGGCGACGCGGCGGCGCACGCCGACGTGACGGTCTGGGTGAGCGCCGACGACACCGTGCGCAAGCGCCGGGCGCTGGAGCGGGACGCGGGCGGCTTCGACGCCCACTGGGACGAGTGGCAGGCGCAGTGGGAGCGCTACGAGGCCGCCGAACACCCGCGGGGCCGCGCCCAGTTCGTGCTCGAGGCGGCCTGA
- a CDS encoding D-alanyl-D-alanine carboxypeptidase family protein — MAKFRVGRFLGVLAGTVAILAVGVYAPATLLGPLPAASATTVSELPGQTDAAAPVLAADGASAVILAGDTAPFAQGGSTEALPLASIAKLVTALVVLDAKPLAAGESGEAHTIGTPDYQDYIDYSGGGARTVVVFPKEQWTQREMLQALILGSSNNHADTLARWAYGSVDDYLAAASAWLKKQGLDGITVADATGLSPDSRGTAADVTRLAALVQAEPAIAEILANPPSALVNNRGVSNTTAYLAEEGITGISRSYTDEAGVCLLFTASVPAPEPGGEPLAFSAVFLGSPGYDTLESDVRALMESAVAGAGTVPLIAQGERYGEFTAPWGATASAVAITAQSRRAWAAQDASLLVELDELSTAQLGRIVGSVSVSTPGGEHRSRLELDRAITDPGPAWRLLNPVPMITALLAEVQGS, encoded by the coding sequence ATGGCGAAATTCAGGGTGGGGCGGTTCCTCGGGGTGCTGGCGGGAACGGTGGCGATCCTCGCGGTGGGTGTGTACGCCCCGGCCACGCTGCTCGGGCCGCTGCCCGCCGCCAGTGCGACCACGGTGAGCGAGCTGCCGGGCCAGACGGATGCCGCGGCACCCGTGCTCGCCGCGGACGGCGCCAGCGCCGTCATCCTGGCCGGCGACACCGCGCCGTTCGCCCAGGGCGGCAGCACCGAGGCACTGCCGCTGGCCTCGATCGCCAAGCTGGTCACCGCCCTCGTCGTGCTCGACGCGAAGCCGCTGGCCGCCGGCGAGAGCGGCGAGGCGCACACCATCGGCACCCCGGACTACCAGGACTACATCGACTACAGCGGCGGCGGGGCCCGCACCGTCGTCGTGTTCCCGAAGGAGCAGTGGACGCAGCGGGAGATGCTGCAGGCCCTGATCCTCGGCTCCAGCAACAACCACGCCGACACGCTCGCCCGCTGGGCCTACGGCAGCGTCGACGATTACCTCGCCGCGGCATCCGCCTGGCTCAAGAAGCAGGGCCTGGACGGCATCACCGTCGCCGACGCCACCGGCCTCTCCCCCGACAGCCGCGGCACCGCCGCCGACGTCACCCGCCTGGCCGCGCTGGTGCAGGCCGAGCCGGCGATCGCCGAGATCCTGGCGAACCCGCCGTCGGCGCTCGTGAACAACCGCGGCGTCAGCAACACCACCGCCTACCTGGCGGAGGAGGGCATCACCGGAATTTCGCGCAGCTACACGGATGAGGCGGGCGTCTGCCTGCTGTTCACCGCGAGCGTGCCGGCGCCGGAGCCAGGCGGCGAGCCGCTCGCCTTCTCGGCCGTGTTCCTCGGCTCACCGGGCTACGACACCCTCGAGTCCGATGTGCGCGCGCTGATGGAGAGCGCCGTCGCGGGCGCGGGCACGGTGCCGCTGATCGCGCAGGGCGAGCGATACGGCGAGTTCACCGCGCCGTGGGGCGCCACGGCATCCGCCGTCGCGATCACGGCGCAGAGCCGGCGGGCCTGGGCAGCTCAGGATGCCAGCCTGCTGGTCGAGCTGGACGAGCTCAGCACCGCCCAGCTGGGCCGCATCGTCGGCAGCGTCAGCGTGAGCACTCCGGGCGGCGAGCACCGCTCCCGACTGGAGCTGGACCGGGCCATCACCGACCCGGGGCCGGCCTGGCGCCTGCTCAACCCGGTGCCGATGATCACCGCGCTGCTCGCCGAGGTGCAGGGCTCCTAG
- a CDS encoding HNH endonuclease signature motif containing protein, giving the protein MRTAIPEATEEVAAAHLGLAEALAGVDERLLHDDPLLQLTAAIERVGMLVDSWRVRLAGEVGARSRRELGDDRLSAKKGCRNGVELLARTTLASERTITQRMRLGAATRARVALTGDTMPARFEQVAEGLRAGSLGYDSALAIVDTLDPIRGRVGDLNVELAETALVAAATGPTLESALPFAADEVRGQARVWENVLDEDGSIPAEERAMAARGISGGLTRDGLVHRKMALLPEVDAKFETLLNAYLSPRSKPTFNDADPDQPKDPRATAQARHDVFASLIDGAARSAAAPTMGGAAPTVLVSVRQADLAAGSGAGFIEGCEAPISLRAVEQFVCAGGQQHVLIDGDGRLVSLSSTDRVFNAQQRRAISLRDGGCIIPGCSIPAAWSEIHHVIAYRDGGETEVCNGVLLCWFHHRTIETSGWRILMIDGVPHVKPPPWLRNGRTDAETPWRRSTKSRTQLADLLERQRERQPVLVE; this is encoded by the coding sequence ATGCGAACAGCCATCCCGGAAGCCACAGAAGAGGTCGCCGCCGCCCACCTCGGGCTGGCCGAGGCGCTGGCCGGGGTGGACGAACGGCTGCTGCACGACGACCCGCTCCTGCAGCTGACGGCTGCCATAGAGAGGGTCGGCATGCTGGTCGATTCCTGGCGGGTGCGCCTGGCCGGCGAGGTCGGCGCCCGCTCCCGCCGCGAGCTCGGCGACGACCGCCTCTCGGCCAAGAAGGGCTGCCGCAACGGGGTCGAACTCCTCGCCCGGACCACGCTCGCGTCCGAGCGGACGATCACCCAGCGGATGCGGCTCGGGGCGGCGACCCGCGCACGGGTCGCACTCACCGGCGACACGATGCCCGCCCGCTTCGAGCAGGTCGCCGAGGGCCTCCGTGCCGGTTCGCTCGGCTACGACAGCGCCCTGGCCATCGTCGACACCCTGGACCCGATCCGGGGCCGGGTCGGCGACCTCAACGTCGAGCTCGCCGAGACCGCCCTCGTCGCCGCCGCCACCGGCCCCACCCTCGAGTCCGCGCTGCCGTTCGCGGCCGACGAGGTCCGCGGCCAGGCCCGCGTCTGGGAGAACGTCCTCGACGAGGACGGCAGCATCCCGGCCGAGGAGCGGGCCATGGCCGCCCGCGGCATCAGCGGCGGGCTCACCCGGGACGGCCTCGTGCACCGCAAGATGGCGCTGCTGCCGGAGGTCGACGCGAAGTTCGAGACCCTGCTGAACGCCTACCTGAGCCCGCGCTCGAAGCCCACCTTCAACGATGCCGACCCGGACCAGCCGAAGGATCCGCGGGCGACCGCGCAGGCCCGCCACGACGTCTTCGCCAGCCTGATCGACGGCGCCGCCCGCAGTGCCGCGGCCCCGACGATGGGCGGGGCCGCCCCGACCGTGCTCGTCTCCGTGCGGCAGGCCGACCTCGCCGCCGGCAGCGGCGCCGGCTTCATCGAGGGCTGCGAGGCCCCGATCTCCCTGCGGGCGGTCGAGCAGTTCGTGTGTGCGGGCGGGCAGCAGCACGTGCTGATCGACGGCGACGGGCGCCTGGTCAGCCTGAGCAGCACCGACCGGGTGTTCAACGCCCAGCAGCGGCGGGCGATCAGCCTCCGCGACGGCGGCTGCATCATCCCCGGCTGCTCCATCCCGGCGGCCTGGTCGGAGATCCACCACGTGATCGCGTACCGAGACGGCGGAGAGACCGAGGTCTGCAACGGGGTCCTCCTCTGCTGGTTCCACCACCGCACGATTGAGACGAGCGGCTGGCGGATCCTGATGATCGACGGCGTCCCACACGTGAAACCGCCACCCTGGCTCCGGAACGGACGCACCGACGCCGAGACGCCGTGGCGAAGATCCACGAAGTCCCGCACCCAGCTCGCCGACCTCCTCGAACGGCAGCGCGAGCGCCAGCCCGTGCTCGTCGAGTAG
- a CDS encoding ABC-F family ATP-binding cassette domain-containing protein → MSLIRLHDVAVRLENTQILREAFLRLDTGERIGLIGKNGSGKSTILKLILEQVTPDTGTVTLEQGVKIGYFSQFSELDGSATILEVLDGLFAHVAEIEAELAEIDAAIAAGPDAAELDRLIHRQAALFEQMDHVDGWDYKRHIDTALTTLGFNEAHRTSPIDQLSGGWRNRAALAKILLERPDVLLLDEPTNFLDVAGVEWLESWFRDFRGAAIIVSHDRKFLDSVVTRIIELENFHLHEYPGNFGEYVVQKQFRLKNLQSQFVHESELLAFESEGIADRREAAKAGSKGLDRKLASVKKSRAPRPVDEIITEIYRALHVKDVLCRVEGIGKSYGDRTLFEDLSFEIRRGNRYVVLGANGSGKSTLLKVLTGEERADAGKVNWAGGVSIVSYNQMLDELDPEDTVSHAVNALPGSLAFSATRKSVNRFLAMFQFSEADLKQKIGALSGGQRARVAMAQCLLSGASVLLLDEPTNHLDMSSTQVMERALVHFPGAIVTVSHDRFFSEKIANRYLVFGADAAAPSAVAVRAA, encoded by the coding sequence ATGAGCCTGATCAGGCTGCACGATGTTGCCGTCCGCTTGGAGAACACCCAGATCCTGCGCGAGGCCTTCCTCCGCCTGGACACCGGGGAGCGAATCGGCCTGATCGGCAAGAACGGCTCCGGCAAGTCCACCATCCTCAAGCTCATCCTCGAGCAGGTGACCCCGGACACCGGCACCGTCACGCTCGAGCAGGGCGTGAAGATCGGCTACTTCTCGCAGTTCTCCGAGCTGGACGGCAGCGCCACCATCCTCGAGGTTCTGGACGGCCTGTTCGCGCACGTGGCCGAGATCGAGGCCGAGCTGGCCGAGATCGACGCCGCCATCGCCGCCGGGCCGGATGCCGCGGAGCTCGATCGCCTGATCCACCGGCAGGCCGCGCTGTTCGAGCAGATGGACCACGTCGACGGCTGGGACTACAAGCGCCACATCGACACTGCGCTCACCACCCTCGGCTTCAACGAGGCACACCGCACCAGCCCGATCGACCAGCTCTCCGGCGGCTGGCGCAACCGCGCTGCGCTGGCCAAGATCTTGCTCGAGCGCCCCGACGTGCTGCTGCTGGACGAGCCGACGAACTTCCTCGACGTCGCCGGCGTGGAGTGGCTGGAATCCTGGTTCCGCGACTTCCGCGGCGCGGCGATCATCGTCTCGCACGACCGCAAGTTCCTGGACTCGGTGGTCACCCGCATCATCGAGCTGGAGAACTTCCACCTGCACGAGTACCCGGGTAACTTCGGCGAGTACGTCGTGCAGAAGCAGTTCCGCCTGAAGAACCTGCAGTCCCAGTTCGTCCACGAATCCGAGCTGCTCGCCTTCGAGTCCGAGGGCATCGCCGACCGGCGGGAGGCCGCGAAGGCAGGCAGCAAGGGGCTCGATCGGAAGCTGGCATCCGTCAAGAAGTCGCGCGCCCCGCGCCCCGTCGACGAGATCATCACCGAGATCTACCGCGCCCTGCATGTGAAGGACGTGCTCTGCCGGGTGGAGGGCATCGGCAAGTCCTACGGCGACCGCACCCTGTTCGAGGACCTGAGCTTCGAGATCCGCCGCGGCAACCGCTACGTCGTGCTGGGCGCGAACGGCAGCGGCAAGTCCACCCTGCTCAAGGTGCTCACCGGCGAGGAGAGGGCGGATGCCGGCAAGGTCAACTGGGCCGGCGGCGTCAGCATCGTCTCCTACAACCAGATGCTCGACGAGCTCGACCCGGAGGACACCGTCAGCCACGCCGTGAACGCCCTGCCCGGCAGCCTCGCCTTCTCCGCCACCCGCAAGTCGGTCAATCGGTTCCTCGCCATGTTCCAGTTCTCCGAGGCCGACCTCAAGCAGAAGATCGGCGCCCTCTCCGGCGGCCAGCGGGCCCGCGTCGCGATGGCGCAGTGCCTGCTCTCCGGCGCCTCCGTGCTGTTGCTGGACGAGCCGACGAACCACCTCGACATGTCCAGCACCCAGGTGATGGAGCGCGCCCTCGTGCACTTCCCCGGCGCCATCGTCACCGTCAGCCACGACCGCTTCTTCAGCGAGAAGATCGCCAACCGCTACCTGGTGTTCGGGGCGGATGCCGCCGCTCCCAGCGCGGTCGCCGTTCGGGCCGCCTAG
- the merB gene encoding organomercurial lyase has protein sequence MPKETAMPISPRAERLRHAIYMQLAEHGTLQTRDALAAEFGLTPAEYEGALAELADAHHVVLDGGEVVLAHPFATRSFRFSVMGPRTLWWGGCAWDAFAIPNLVPGSPAVLVATTCPACSTAHAWTVTNEAPPVGDQLAHFLVPVDRIWPDAAHACANQQIFCSEQCIAHWLERTGNTRGSVLSLTTLWRLAAHWYDGRLDTPYERREPTQAADYFRSVGLSGSFWGLGAGAEG, from the coding sequence ATGCCGAAGGAGACCGCCATGCCGATCAGCCCCCGCGCCGAACGCCTCCGCCACGCGATCTACATGCAGCTCGCCGAACACGGCACCCTGCAGACCCGCGACGCGCTCGCCGCCGAATTCGGCCTGACCCCGGCCGAGTACGAGGGGGCACTGGCCGAGCTCGCCGATGCCCACCACGTCGTGCTGGACGGCGGCGAGGTCGTGCTGGCACACCCCTTCGCCACCCGCTCCTTCCGCTTCTCGGTGATGGGACCGCGCACCCTCTGGTGGGGCGGCTGCGCCTGGGACGCCTTCGCGATCCCGAACCTGGTTCCCGGCTCCCCCGCGGTGCTCGTCGCCACCACCTGCCCGGCCTGTTCCACCGCCCACGCCTGGACGGTCACGAACGAGGCCCCGCCGGTCGGCGATCAGCTCGCCCACTTCCTCGTGCCGGTCGACCGGATCTGGCCGGATGCCGCCCACGCCTGCGCCAACCAGCAGATCTTCTGCTCCGAGCAGTGCATCGCCCACTGGCTGGAGCGCACCGGCAACACCCGCGGCTCCGTGCTCTCGCTGACCACTCTCTGGCGCCTCGCCGCCCACTGGTACGACGGGCGCCTGGACACGCCGTACGAGCGCCGGGAGCCCACACAGGCCGCCGACTACTTCCGCAGTGTCGGCCTGAGCGGCTCCTTCTGGGGACTCGGCGCTGGCGCGGAGGGCTAG
- a CDS encoding LysR family transcriptional regulator produces MIDVRKLRMLSALERLGTIAAVAEELSLTAPGVSMQLSALERELGMQLTERQGRRVALTAAGRALAAHGHEILDRITLAELELDALRSGTVGRYTLCAFPSAARTILADACRRLITEGDSALDLRVRTDEPDEALAALHTGAVDLALIHAYSNVPRELPRGVTTRTIGREPVWLAVRRSGGPDAAPPSTRLEDYAAHPWVVPAAGYTCADMVERACGLAGFRPRVVAESLDFGVQLEMVAAGMGVALVPDLTVDRVPDGVELVRPDAAIERSIAIAVRAPSAAEPGIRRIAAVIEDAATDRLAERARLRR; encoded by the coding sequence GTGATCGACGTCCGCAAGCTCCGGATGCTCTCCGCCCTCGAGCGGCTGGGCACTATCGCGGCCGTCGCGGAGGAACTCAGCCTCACCGCCCCCGGCGTCTCGATGCAGCTGAGCGCGCTCGAGCGCGAACTCGGCATGCAGCTGACCGAGCGCCAGGGCCGCCGCGTCGCCCTCACCGCGGCCGGCCGGGCGCTGGCGGCGCACGGGCACGAGATCCTCGACCGGATCACCCTCGCCGAGCTGGAGCTGGACGCCCTCCGCAGCGGCACGGTTGGCCGCTACACCCTGTGCGCCTTCCCCTCCGCCGCCCGCACGATCCTCGCCGACGCCTGCCGCAGGCTCATCACCGAGGGGGATTCGGCGCTCGACCTCCGGGTCCGCACCGACGAGCCCGACGAGGCACTCGCCGCGCTGCACACGGGCGCGGTCGACCTCGCCCTCATCCACGCCTACTCGAATGTGCCGCGCGAGCTGCCGCGCGGGGTGACGACCCGCACCATCGGGCGGGAGCCCGTCTGGCTCGCGGTGCGCCGCTCCGGGGGTCCGGATGCCGCACCGCCCTCGACGCGGCTGGAGGACTACGCCGCGCACCCGTGGGTTGTCCCCGCCGCCGGCTACACCTGCGCCGACATGGTCGAACGGGCCTGCGGGCTGGCCGGCTTTCGCCCGCGCGTCGTCGCCGAGTCCCTGGACTTCGGCGTGCAGCTCGAGATGGTCGCCGCCGGCATGGGCGTCGCGCTCGTCCCGGACCTCACCGTCGACCGGGTGCCGGACGGCGTCGAGCTGGTCCGCCCGGATGCCGCAATCGAGCGCAGCATCGCCATTGCCGTCCGCGCCCCCTCCGCCGCCGAACCCGGCATCCGTCGCATCGCCGCCGTCATCGAGGACGCGGCGACCGACCGCCTTGCCGAGCGCGCCCGGCTGCGGCGCTGA
- a CDS encoding DMT family transporter: MKVNAPGGHRALFAGLLVVVLWASAFPAIRVAAPELGVIGLSFARLLVATLALLVFAALARARMPRARDLGWIAACGFFGMTAYQLLLNWGELHVPAGTASIIVAAAPLVSVAVARLLFSERISAVTIVGSAIALAGVAFVCLARAGVSLSASVWIVVAAMVVQGVYHPLQRPLLQRYTSVEVACYAMVAGTVMTLPFVPLGWEEMLGAGAGPWLAAVYLGLLPSALGFVLWAYAVARMPVAVSTSLLYLVPPVAVLIAWLWLGELPIPAELLGGAVVILGVLIIARAPRPAPRPAAAAPAASGSTTSTRPRRSP; the protein is encoded by the coding sequence ATGAAGGTCAACGCCCCCGGGGGTCATCGCGCACTGTTCGCCGGTCTGCTCGTCGTCGTGCTCTGGGCAAGCGCCTTCCCGGCGATCCGGGTGGCCGCGCCGGAGCTCGGCGTGATCGGGTTGTCCTTCGCCCGCCTGCTGGTCGCCACGCTCGCCCTGCTCGTGTTCGCCGCGCTCGCCCGGGCCCGGATGCCGCGCGCCCGCGACCTCGGCTGGATCGCCGCCTGCGGCTTCTTCGGGATGACGGCGTACCAGCTGCTGCTCAACTGGGGCGAGCTGCACGTCCCGGCCGGCACGGCGAGCATCATCGTCGCGGCGGCGCCCCTCGTCTCGGTCGCGGTCGCCCGGCTGCTCTTCAGCGAGCGGATCAGCGCGGTGACGATCGTGGGCAGCGCCATCGCGCTCGCCGGGGTCGCCTTCGTCTGCCTGGCCCGGGCGGGCGTCTCGCTGTCGGCATCCGTCTGGATCGTCGTCGCCGCCATGGTGGTGCAGGGCGTGTACCACCCGCTGCAACGGCCGTTGCTGCAGCGGTACACGAGTGTGGAGGTCGCCTGTTACGCCATGGTGGCGGGAACCGTCATGACGCTGCCGTTCGTGCCGCTCGGCTGGGAGGAGATGCTCGGTGCGGGGGCCGGGCCGTGGCTGGCCGCTGTGTACCTCGGCCTGCTGCCTTCCGCGCTCGGCTTCGTGCTCTGGGCGTACGCCGTCGCCCGCATGCCGGTGGCGGTCTCCACCTCGCTGCTCTACCTGGTGCCGCCCGTCGCGGTGCTGATCGCGTGGCTGTGGCTCGGCGAGCTGCCGATCCCCGCCGAGCTGCTGGGCGGCGCCGTGGTCATCCTGGGCGTGCTGATCATCGCCCGGGCGCCGAGGCCGGCGCCGAGGCCGGCCGCCGCAGCCCCGGCCGCTAGCGGGTCGACAACGAGTACTCGCCCCCGGCGCAGCCCGTGA